One Bacillus sp. (in: firmicutes) DNA window includes the following coding sequences:
- the asnB gene encoding asparagine synthase (glutamine-hydrolyzing): protein MCGFIGCIHDVPKTVDETWKETFQQMNNMITHRGPDDCGYYFDEHVNFGFRRLSIIDLEAGHQPLSYENERYWIIFNGEIYNYIELREQLLAKGYEFTTHSDTEVIIALYSDEKDKAVEKLRGMFAFVIWDKQEKTIFAARDPFGIKPFFYMEQGERTFFASEKKSILHALENDVLNYIALDHYMTFQYVPEPMTMSERIKKLEPGHYIKKKIGEKLTIHRYWKAQFQPIQQSEDELVKEIRNALFDSVKVHMRSDVPVGSFLSGGIDSSIIAAIAKHYNPQIKTFSVGFEREGFSEIDVAKETADKLGVENISYVITPDEYMQELPKIMWHMDDPLADPAAVPLYFVAREARKHVTVVLSGEGADELFGGYNIYREPQSLAIFDEMPNTLKAALKTIANILPEGVKGKSFLERGTTPIEERYIGNAKMFGVEEKQELLVGPHRGLDFKEITAPYYQETTQYPPVNRMQYIDIHTWLRGDILLKADKMTMAHSLELRVPFLDKVVFDVAAKIGPDMKTAHNTTKYILRKAAKGIVPDHVLNRKKLGFPVPIRHWLKNEMYDWAKNLIKESDTDYLLNKNVLYRLLDDHCSNKGDYSRKIWTVLVFMIWYQVFVEKKYNFSNIYNKEKELLSI from the coding sequence ATGTGCGGCTTTATTGGTTGCATCCATGATGTTCCAAAAACAGTGGATGAGACATGGAAAGAAACGTTTCAACAAATGAATAATATGATTACACATCGAGGACCCGATGATTGCGGTTACTATTTCGATGAACATGTGAATTTTGGTTTTCGCCGTTTAAGTATTATCGATCTTGAGGCTGGACACCAACCATTATCCTACGAAAATGAACGCTATTGGATTATCTTTAATGGGGAAATCTATAACTATATAGAACTAAGAGAACAATTACTCGCCAAAGGATATGAATTTACGACACATTCAGATACTGAGGTAATCATTGCACTTTACAGTGATGAAAAAGATAAAGCGGTTGAAAAGCTACGCGGTATGTTTGCGTTTGTTATTTGGGACAAACAAGAAAAAACGATTTTTGCTGCAAGAGATCCATTTGGAATTAAACCGTTTTTCTACATGGAGCAAGGTGAACGGACGTTTTTCGCATCGGAAAAGAAAAGCATTTTGCACGCATTAGAAAACGATGTACTGAACTACATTGCACTGGATCATTATATGACGTTCCAATATGTTCCGGAACCAATGACCATGTCGGAAAGGATTAAAAAGTTAGAACCAGGTCATTATATTAAGAAAAAAATCGGTGAAAAATTAACCATTCATCGTTATTGGAAAGCACAATTTCAACCAATCCAACAATCAGAAGACGAACTGGTAAAAGAAATACGCAATGCCCTGTTTGATTCCGTTAAGGTTCATATGCGAAGTGACGTACCGGTAGGTTCATTTTTATCCGGAGGAATTGATTCTTCCATTATTGCGGCCATTGCGAAGCACTACAACCCACAGATTAAGACGTTTTCTGTCGGCTTTGAACGAGAAGGATTTAGTGAAATTGATGTAGCGAAAGAAACCGCTGACAAATTAGGTGTTGAAAATATTAGCTATGTGATTACACCTGACGAATATATGCAAGAATTACCGAAAATTATGTGGCATATGGATGATCCTTTAGCCGACCCAGCTGCAGTACCGCTTTACTTTGTCGCACGTGAAGCACGAAAACATGTAACTGTTGTGCTTTCTGGTGAAGGTGCAGACGAGTTATTTGGCGGATATAACATTTATCGTGAACCACAATCTTTAGCGATATTTGACGAAATGCCAAATACGTTAAAAGCGGCTTTAAAAACAATTGCAAACATTCTTCCAGAAGGAGTAAAAGGGAAAAGCTTTCTGGAACGAGGAACAACGCCAATCGAAGAACGATATATTGGAAATGCAAAAATGTTTGGAGTAGAAGAAAAACAAGAGCTGCTCGTTGGGCCGCATCGAGGATTGGATTTTAAGGAAATAACAGCTCCTTACTATCAAGAAACAACACAATATCCGCCCGTCAATCGCATGCAATACATTGATATACATACATGGCTACGCGGAGATATTTTATTAAAGGCAGACAAAATGACGATGGCGCACTCATTAGAATTACGTGTTCCGTTTTTAGATAAAGTTGTTTTTGATGTGGCAGCTAAAATTGGTCCTGACATGAAAACGGCCCACAACACAACCAAATATATTTTACGGAAAGCGGCAAAAGGAATCGTTCCTGATCATGTGTTAAACCGGAAAAAACTTGGTTTCCCAGTTCCTATCCGTCATTGGTTAAAAAACGAAATGTATGATTGGGCGAAAAACTTAATAAAAGAAAGTGATACCGATTATTTACTAAATAAAAATGTACTTTATCGTTTATTGGATGACCATTGCAGCAATAAAGGAGATTATAGCCGTAAAATTTGGACGGTGCTCGTCTTTATGATTTGGTACCAAGTGTTTGTAGAAAAGAAATATAATTTCTCAAATATTTACAATAAAGAAAAGGAATTACTTTCAATCTAA